The following coding sequences are from one Nymphalis io chromosome 17, ilAglIoxx1.1, whole genome shotgun sequence window:
- the LOC126774857 gene encoding cAMP-dependent protein kinase type II regulatory subunit: MSRPQGGRIQVPDDLREILLEFTISYLLEQPGDVINYAVEFFTRLQNNRTTTIVRGPSAGTPDESIISDEEEPPVARFNNRRKSVFAETYDPEEDDSDEGAPAVFPKSDAQRARLAEAVRGILLFRSLDAQQMQQVLDAMFEKRSVPGEYVIRQGDDGDNFYVIENGVFDVLVTGDDGVEKAVHTYEGSGSFGELALMYNMPRAASVRAQSAGALWAMDRHTFRRILLKSAFKKRKLYEELLDKVPMLKALQPYERANLADALLPRTLIDGELIIRQGDTADGMYFVEDGSVSIRIARDDGNEHEIKRLGKGGYFGELALVTHKPRAASAYAVGPTKVAFLDVETFERLLGPCMEIMKRNIDDYEEQLVKLFGDKSNLTDVR; this comes from the exons ATGAGCAGGCCTCAAGGTGGACGGATCCAAGTCCCGGATGACCTTAGAGAAATCTTATTGGAATTCACCATAAGTTATTTACTGGAACAACCGGGAGACGTTATTAACTACGCGGTCGAGTTCTTCACGAGGTTACAGAACAACAGAACGACGACAATAGTCCGGGGCCCATCAGCAGGCACTCCTGATGAATCTATAATATCAGACGAAGAAG AGCCGCCAGTGGCGCGCTTCAACAATCGACGTAAGTCGGTATTTGCGGAGACCTACGATCCAGAGGAAGATGACTCTGATGAAGGGGCACCCGCCGTGTTCCCGAAGTCGGATGCGCAGCGCGCTCGTCTCGCCGAGGCAGTCCGTGGCATTTTGTTATTCCGTTCGCTCGATGCACAACAAATGCAGCAG gtACTAGATGCGATGTTCGAGAAGCGCTCGGTACCAGGCGAGTACGTTATCCGACAAGGCGATGATGGCGACAACTTCTACGTCATCGAGAATGGAGTCTTCGATGTACTCGTTACTGGAGACGATGGCGTTGAAAAG gCGGTGCACACATACGAGGGCTCGGGCTCGTTCGGCGAGCTGGCGCTGATGTACAACATGCCGCGCGCGGCGTCCGTGCGCGCGCAGTCGGCGGGCGCGCTGTGGGCCATGGACCGCCACACGTTCCGCCGCATACTGCTCAAGAGCGCCTTCAAGAAGCGCAAGCTCTACGAGGAGCTGCTGGACAAGGTGCCCATGCTGAAGGCACTGCAG CCTTACGAGCGCGCCAACCTCGCGGACGCGCTGCTCCCGCGCACGCTGATCGACGGCGAGCTGATCATCCGGCAGGGCGACACGGCCGACGGGATGTACTTCGTGGAGGACGGCTCCGTCAGCATCCGCATCGCGCGCGACGACGGCAACGAGCACGAGATCAAACGACTCG gcAAAGGTGGATACTTCGGCGAACTGGCTCTGGTCACCCACAAGCCTCGCGCTGCTTCTGCATATGCCGTTGGCCCCACCAAAGTGGCAT TCCTCGACGTGGAGACATTCGAGCGACTGCTGGGCCCGTGCATGGAGATAATGAAGCGCAACATTGACGACTACGAGGAGCAGCTCGTCAAGCTGTTCGGCGACAAGAGCAACCTCACCGACGTGCGATGA
- the LOC126774869 gene encoding cyclin-Q, with translation MKDVIDVMALQSSRRERRLPDYRSAPSHSLATNFIFECGIKLGLQPATVATAAIFYHKFFKEADKNDYDCYVICTACLCAAGKSRDEAVRLRDAVNVAYNSINRGAGPLELGEEYWSWRGSVAQAELLVLRLLGFNLDAPSPHRYLLHYLRSLQEWFPVNQWRSAPIARTAMAFLQDFHHSPLILDYRAPHVAVACLTLALHVLGVSVPLASTLDDDAAWYSVFTKDLQKEKNWEIMEKIMQVYAREPEPI, from the exons atGAAAGACGTAATTGATGTAATGGCTTTACAAAGTAGTCGACGAGAGCGGAGATTACCTGATTACAGAAGTGCTCCTAGTCACAGCTTAGCAACAAATTTCATTTTTGAGTGCGGTATAAAACTTGGGTTACAGCCGGCAACCGTTGCTACTGCCGCAATATTTTACCATAAGTTTTTCAAAGAAGCTGATAAAAATGATTATGATTGCTACGTCATCTGCACAGCTTGTCTTTGTGCTGCTGGGAAATCGCGAGATGAGGCAGTGAGGCTAAGAGACGCCGTCAACGTAGCCTATAATTCTATTAATCGCGGAGCTGGACCGTTAGAGTTAGGCGAAGAATATTGGTCATGGAGGGGATCTGTGGCTCAAGCTGAACTACTTGTTCTACGTTTATTAGGTTTTAACTTGGATGCACCATCGCCCCATCGGTATTTACTTCATTATCTTCGCTCGCTACAGGAATGGTTTCCTGTTAATCAGTGGCGATCAGCACCAATAGCTCGGACAGCGATGGCTTTCTTGCAAGACTTTCATCATTCCCCTTTAATATTGGATTACCGAGCTCCTCATGTTGCTGTTGCTTGCCTGACTCTGGCATTGCATGTGCTAGGAGTATCAGTTCCTCTGGCCTCCACACTAGACGATGACGCTGCCTGGTATTCC GTATTTACAAAGGATTTACAGAAGGAAAAGAATTGGGAAATTATGGAAAAAATAATGCAAGTATATGCCAGAGAACCAGAACCCATATga